A single Harpia harpyja isolate bHarHar1 chromosome 6, bHarHar1 primary haplotype, whole genome shotgun sequence DNA region contains:
- the HMGXB4 gene encoding HMG domain-containing protein 4 isoform X2 yields the protein MDLLKAITSPLATSSKSSKKTSEKSSYSSSGHSESKKEHHKKKLSGSSGEHSVDDGSFHKSKKMKPLYVNTETLTLREPDGLKMKLILSPKEKSSAADDDSFSYSSASAAAKKSSKKSARDEQGSFLLGHELQSFLKSSRKKHKPPPDSHPPSESFGADTSLFSEGHGSEYEISGVEAPPESGSSSGGELEAGELVIDDSYREIKKKKKSKKSKKKKDKEKHREKKHSKSKKSSGHGPVAVAEVSPPPPPSTPYVLPPPPAAFHSDGQGEKRRKKEDKEKDKAEKWEKEKEREKEKEREKEKEREKEKEREKEKEREKEKEREKEKEREKEKEREKEKEREKEKEREKEKEKEREKEKEKEREKEKEKEREKEREKKKNMSAYQVFCKEYRTTIVSEHPGIDFGELSKKLAEVWKQLPEKDKLIWKQKAQYLQHKQNKAEATTVKRKASSSDGAPKIKASPTGVISPHKKSPTSTVVVSSSPAKVPETDPIDVAAHLQLLGESLSLIGHRLQETEGMVAVSGSLSVLLDSIICALGPLACLTTQLPELNGCPKHVLSNTLDNIAYIMPGL from the exons ATGGATTTACTCAAGGCTATCACCTCACCTTTGGCCACAAGCTCAAAGTCTTCAAAGAAGACCTCTGAAAAATCATCTTATTCTTCCTCTGGccattctgaaagcaaaaaggaGCACCACAAGAAGAAGCTGAGTGGTAGCAGTGGGGAGCACTCAGTGGATGATGGCAGCTTCCACAAATCtaaaaaaatgaaacctctcTATGTGAACACAGAGACACTTACTCTTCGTGAACCTGATGGCTTGAAGATGAAGCTCATCCTTTCACCGAAAGAGAAAAGTAGTGCAGCAGATGATGATTCTTTCTCCTATTCttcagcatcagcagctgcaAAGAAATCTTCAAAGAAATCAGCTCGAGATGAGCAAGGCTCATTCCTGCTGGGTCATGAACTGCAGAGCTTCCTGAAGTCATCCCGGAAGAAGCACAAACCACCCCCGGACTCACATCCACCTTCTGAGAGTTTTGGTGCTGACACCTCCCTTTTTTCAGAGGGCCATGGGAGCGAGTATGAGATTTCAGGTGTGGAAGCACCACCAGAATCTGGTTCCTCTTCTGGTGGGGAGTTGGAGGCTGGAGAGCTAGTGATAGATGACTCCTACCGGGAAATCAAAAAGAAGAAGAAGtcaaaaaaaagtaagaaaaaaaaagacaaagagaaacacagagagaAGAAGCACTCTAAGTCTAAAAAGAGTTCTGGGCACGGTCCTGTGGCAGTAGCTGAAGtgtcaccaccacctcctcccagtACGCCCTATGttcttcctccacctcctgctgctTTTCACTCAGATGGTCAAggtgagaagagaaggaaaaaggaagacaaggagaaggacaaagctgagaaatgggaaaaggaaaaggaaagagaaaaggaaaaggaaagagaaaaagaaaaggaaagagaaaaggaaaaggaaagagaaaaagaaaaggaaagagaaaaggaaaaggaaagagaaaaagaaaaggaaagagaaaaggaaaaggaaagagaaaaggaaaaggaaagagaaaaagaaaaggaaagagagaaagaaaaggaaaaggaaagagagaaagaaaaggaaaaggaaagagagaaagaaaaggaaaaggaaagagagaaagaaagagaaaaa aagaaaaacatgtctgcCTATCAAGTGTTCTGTAAGGAATATCGTACAACTATTGTGTCTGAGCACCCTGGAATAG ATTTTGGAGAGCTAAGTAAAAAACTGGCGGAAGTGTGGAAGCAGCTACCTGAGAAGGATAAACTG ATCTGGAAACAGAAAGCTCAGTATCTTCAacacaagcaaaataaagcagaagccACCACTGTGAAGAGAAAGGCATCATCTTCAGATGGGGCACCAAAAATAAAAG CTTCTCCAACAGGAGTGATTTCCCCTCATAAGAAATCCCCCACCAGCACTGTGGTGGTGTCTTCCTCACCAGCCAAAGTCCCTGAGACAGATCCTATTGATGTAGCTGCACACTTACAGTTGCTGGGTGAATCTCTGAGCCTTATTGGTCACAGATTGCAGGAAACAGAG GGAATGGTGGCTGTTTCAGGAAGTTTGTCAGTACTTCTAGATTCAATCATCTGTGCTTTGGGCCCGTTAGCATGTCTGACCACACAACTACCTGAGTTGAATGGCTGCCCTAAGCACGTTTTG TCAAATACACTAGACAACATTGCCTACATCATGCCTGGACTTTGA
- the TOM1 gene encoding target of Myb1 membrane trafficking protein isoform X3, giving the protein MDFLLGNPFSSPVGQRIERATDGSLRSEDWALNMEICDIINETEEGPKDAFRAIKKRIVGNKNFHEVMLALTVLETCVKNCGHRFHVLVSSQDFVEGVLVRTILPKNNPPAIVHDKVLTLIQSWADAFRSSPDLTGVVAVYEDLRRKGLEFPMTDLDMLSPIHTPQRTVYSSDSQSGQNSPAVNCPQQIESILHPVTLPTGRGTSSDAPITPTPEQIGKLRSELEVVNGNMKVMSEMLTELVPSQAEPSDLELLQELNRTCRAMQQRVLELIPRVLHEQLTEELLLINDNLNNVFLRHERFERLRTGQPVKAPNEAENSLIDLGPSPPSAVRQPEVTNNLSSQLAGMNLGSSSVSAGLHTLDTSGKLEEEFDMFALTRGSSLAEQRRDVLEMSWCKALRVGSP; this is encoded by the exons atggaCTTTCTGCTGGGGAACCCCTTCAGCTCCCCCGTAGGGCAGCGTATCG AGAGAGCTACTGATGGGTCCCTGCGGAGTGAGGACTGGGCTCTCAACATGGAGATCTGCGACATCATTAACGAGACTGAAGAAGG GCCCAAAGATGCCTTCCGAGCCATTAAGAAGAGAATTGTAGGGAATAAGAACTTCCATGAAGTTATGCTGGCTTTGACG GTCCTGGAGACATGCGTCAAAAACTGCGGCCATCGCTTCCATGTCCTTGTGTCCAGCCAGGACTTTGTAGAAGGTGTCCTGGTGAGAACAATCCTGCCAAAGAACAATCCGCCTGCCATAGTGCATGACAAGGTGCTGACCCTCATCCAG TCCTGGGCGGACGCCTTCCGCAGCTCACCGGACTTGACAGGTGTCGTCGCTGTCTATGAAGACCTGAGACGGAAGGGTCTGGAGTTCCCCATGACTGATCTGGACATGCTGTCACCCATCCACACACCACAGAGG ACTGTGTATAGCTCTGACTCCCAATCCGGACAGAACTCACCTGCGGTCAACTGCCCTCAGCAGATAGAGTCCATCCTCCACCCTGTCACCCTGCCCACCGGGAGAGGCACATCCAGCGACGCGCCCATCAcacccacaccagagcag ATCGGGAAGCTGCGCAGTGAGCTGGAAGTGGTGAATGGGAACATGAAGGTCATGTCGGAGATGTTGACGGAGCTGGTGCCGTCCCAGGCCGAGCCTTCCGACCTGGAGCTGCTGCAA GAGCTGAATCGGACATGCAGAGCCATGCAGCAGCGTGTGCTGGAGCTGATTCCCCGTGTCCTCCATGAGCAACTCACTGAAGAGCTGCTCCTCATCAATGACAACCTCAACAATGTGTTTCTGCGCCATGAAAG GTTCGAGCGTCTTCGGACAGGACAGCCTGTTAAG gCACCAAATGAGGCAGAGAACAGCTTGATTGACCTGGGACCCAGTCCTCCTTCTGCAGTGAGACAGCCTGAAGTCACCAACAATCTCTCCTCTCAGCTGGCTGGAATGA ACCTGGGCTCGAGCAGCGTAAGTGCGGGGCTGCACACCCTCGACACCTCTGGCAAGCTGGAAGAAGAGTTTGACATGTTTGCCCTGACCCGTGGCAGCTCGCTGGCTGAGCAGCGCAGAGA TGTGCTTGAGATGTCCTGGTGTAAAGCACTAAGAGTTGGGTCTCCATAG
- the HMGXB4 gene encoding HMG domain-containing protein 4 isoform X1 gives MDLLKAITSPLATSSKSSKKTSEKSSYSSSGHSESKKEHHKKKLSGSSGEHSVDDGSFHKSKKMKPLYVNTETLTLREPDGLKMKLILSPKEKSSAADDDSFSYSSASAAAKKSSKKSARDEQGSFLLGHELQSFLKSSRKKHKPPPDSHPPSESFGADTSLFSEGHGSEYEISGVEAPPESGSSSGGELEAGELVIDDSYREIKKKKKSKKSKKKKDKEKHREKKHSKSKKSSGHGPVAVAEVSPPPPPSTPYVLPPPPAAFHSDGQGEKRRKKEDKEKDKAEKWEKEKEREKEKEREKEKEREKEKEREKEKEREKEKEREKEKEREKEKEREKEKEREKEKEREKEKEKEREKEKEKEREKEKEKEREKEREKPKKKNMSAYQVFCKEYRTTIVSEHPGIDFGELSKKLAEVWKQLPEKDKLIWKQKAQYLQHKQNKAEATTVKRKASSSDGAPKIKASPTGVISPHKKSPTSTVVVSSSPAKVPETDPIDVAAHLQLLGESLSLIGHRLQETEGMVAVSGSLSVLLDSIICALGPLACLTTQLPELNGCPKHVLSNTLDNIAYIMPGL, from the exons ATGGATTTACTCAAGGCTATCACCTCACCTTTGGCCACAAGCTCAAAGTCTTCAAAGAAGACCTCTGAAAAATCATCTTATTCTTCCTCTGGccattctgaaagcaaaaaggaGCACCACAAGAAGAAGCTGAGTGGTAGCAGTGGGGAGCACTCAGTGGATGATGGCAGCTTCCACAAATCtaaaaaaatgaaacctctcTATGTGAACACAGAGACACTTACTCTTCGTGAACCTGATGGCTTGAAGATGAAGCTCATCCTTTCACCGAAAGAGAAAAGTAGTGCAGCAGATGATGATTCTTTCTCCTATTCttcagcatcagcagctgcaAAGAAATCTTCAAAGAAATCAGCTCGAGATGAGCAAGGCTCATTCCTGCTGGGTCATGAACTGCAGAGCTTCCTGAAGTCATCCCGGAAGAAGCACAAACCACCCCCGGACTCACATCCACCTTCTGAGAGTTTTGGTGCTGACACCTCCCTTTTTTCAGAGGGCCATGGGAGCGAGTATGAGATTTCAGGTGTGGAAGCACCACCAGAATCTGGTTCCTCTTCTGGTGGGGAGTTGGAGGCTGGAGAGCTAGTGATAGATGACTCCTACCGGGAAATCAAAAAGAAGAAGAAGtcaaaaaaaagtaagaaaaaaaaagacaaagagaaacacagagagaAGAAGCACTCTAAGTCTAAAAAGAGTTCTGGGCACGGTCCTGTGGCAGTAGCTGAAGtgtcaccaccacctcctcccagtACGCCCTATGttcttcctccacctcctgctgctTTTCACTCAGATGGTCAAggtgagaagagaaggaaaaaggaagacaaggagaaggacaaagctgagaaatgggaaaaggaaaaggaaagagaaaaggaaaaggaaagagaaaaagaaaaggaaagagaaaaggaaaaggaaagagaaaaagaaaaggaaagagaaaaggaaaaggaaagagaaaaagaaaaggaaagagaaaaggaaaaggaaagagaaaaggaaaaggaaagagaaaaagaaaaggaaagagagaaagaaaaggaaaaggaaagagagaaagaaaaggaaaaggaaagagagaaagaaaaggaaaaggaaagagagaaagaaagagaaaaa ccaaagaagaaaaacatgtctgcCTATCAAGTGTTCTGTAAGGAATATCGTACAACTATTGTGTCTGAGCACCCTGGAATAG ATTTTGGAGAGCTAAGTAAAAAACTGGCGGAAGTGTGGAAGCAGCTACCTGAGAAGGATAAACTG ATCTGGAAACAGAAAGCTCAGTATCTTCAacacaagcaaaataaagcagaagccACCACTGTGAAGAGAAAGGCATCATCTTCAGATGGGGCACCAAAAATAAAAG CTTCTCCAACAGGAGTGATTTCCCCTCATAAGAAATCCCCCACCAGCACTGTGGTGGTGTCTTCCTCACCAGCCAAAGTCCCTGAGACAGATCCTATTGATGTAGCTGCACACTTACAGTTGCTGGGTGAATCTCTGAGCCTTATTGGTCACAGATTGCAGGAAACAGAG GGAATGGTGGCTGTTTCAGGAAGTTTGTCAGTACTTCTAGATTCAATCATCTGTGCTTTGGGCCCGTTAGCATGTCTGACCACACAACTACCTGAGTTGAATGGCTGCCCTAAGCACGTTTTG TCAAATACACTAGACAACATTGCCTACATCATGCCTGGACTTTGA
- the HMGXB4 gene encoding HMG domain-containing protein 4 isoform X3 encodes MERGSPTLRFHPPPSVTSGVCGLPWRTEARRSRWSPGRGAAEKQRLAAIPRACATFSCRWERGKEPRRGNTFSGSCRTTMAYDDSKKKEEYLESDRSVDDVGLPTGRIQREKKRSYKDLLQEEDEIATQDSDLFPGTEPHKKKRKHSSDEFCYRGVSPLDLPSKKKKKAVSSPSSADTTMDLLKAITSPLATSSKSSKKTSEKSSYSSSGHSESKKEHHKKKLSGSSGEHSVDDGSFHKSKKMKPLYVNTETLTLREPDGLKMKLILSPKEKSSAADDDSFSYSSASAAAKKSSKKSARDEQGSFLLGHELQSFLKSSRKKHKPPPDSHPPSESFGADTSLFSEGHGSEYEISGVEAPPESGSSSGGELEAGELVIDDSYREIKKKKKSKKSKKKKDKEKHREKKHSKSKKSSGHGPVAVAEVSPPPPPSTPYVLPPPPAAFHSDGQGEKRRKKEDKEKDKAEKWEKEKEREKEKEREKEKEREKEKEREKEKEREKEKEREKEKEREKEKEREKEKEREKEKEREKEKEKEREKEKEKEREKEKEKEREKEREKPKKKNMSAYQVFCKEYRTTIVSEHPGIDFGELSKKLAEVWKQLPEKDKLIWKQKAQYLQHKQNKAEATTVKRKASSSDGAPKIKASPTGVISPHKKSPTSTVVVSSSPAKVPETDPIDVAAHLQLLGESLSLIGHRLQETEGMVAVSGSLSVLLDSIICALGPLACLTTQLPELNGCPKHVLSNTLDNIAYIMPGL; translated from the exons ATGGAGCGAGGGAGCCCGACCCTCCGGTTCCACCCGCCGCCGTCTGTCACCAGTGGGGTGTGCGGCCTCCCTTGGAGGACCGAAGCGCGGAGGTCCCGGTGGAGTCCCGGGAGGGGGGCTGCAGAAAAGCAACGCTTGGCCGCGATCCCGCGAGCATGTGCG ACCTTTTCCTGTAGATGGGAACGGGGGAAGGAGCCCAGACGTGGCAACACATTCTCAGGCTCCTGCAGGACCACCATGGCTTATGATGACTCCAAGAAGAAAGAAG AGTACCTAGAGAGTGACCGAAGTGTTGATGACGTGGGGCTGCCAACTGGCAGGATACAGCGAGAGAAAAAACGCTCTTACAAGGATCTGCTGCAAGAGGAAGACGAGATAGCAACTCAG GACAGTGATCTTTTTCCAGGGACAGAACCtcacaaaaagaagagaaagcactCCTCAGATGAGTTCTGCTACAGAG GTGTTTCGCCTTTGGATCTACcatcaaagaagaagaaaaaagcagtttctaGCCCATCCTCAGCTGATACAACCATGGATTTACTCAAGGCTATCACCTCACCTTTGGCCACAAGCTCAAAGTCTTCAAAGAAGACCTCTGAAAAATCATCTTATTCTTCCTCTGGccattctgaaagcaaaaaggaGCACCACAAGAAGAAGCTGAGTGGTAGCAGTGGGGAGCACTCAGTGGATGATGGCAGCTTCCACAAATCtaaaaaaatgaaacctctcTATGTGAACACAGAGACACTTACTCTTCGTGAACCTGATGGCTTGAAGATGAAGCTCATCCTTTCACCGAAAGAGAAAAGTAGTGCAGCAGATGATGATTCTTTCTCCTATTCttcagcatcagcagctgcaAAGAAATCTTCAAAGAAATCAGCTCGAGATGAGCAAGGCTCATTCCTGCTGGGTCATGAACTGCAGAGCTTCCTGAAGTCATCCCGGAAGAAGCACAAACCACCCCCGGACTCACATCCACCTTCTGAGAGTTTTGGTGCTGACACCTCCCTTTTTTCAGAGGGCCATGGGAGCGAGTATGAGATTTCAGGTGTGGAAGCACCACCAGAATCTGGTTCCTCTTCTGGTGGGGAGTTGGAGGCTGGAGAGCTAGTGATAGATGACTCCTACCGGGAAATCAAAAAGAAGAAGAAGtcaaaaaaaagtaagaaaaaaaaagacaaagagaaacacagagagaAGAAGCACTCTAAGTCTAAAAAGAGTTCTGGGCACGGTCCTGTGGCAGTAGCTGAAGtgtcaccaccacctcctcccagtACGCCCTATGttcttcctccacctcctgctgctTTTCACTCAGATGGTCAAggtgagaagagaaggaaaaaggaagacaaggagaaggacaaagctgagaaatgggaaaaggaaaaggaaagagaaaaggaaaaggaaagagaaaaagaaaaggaaagagaaaaggaaaaggaaagagaaaaagaaaaggaaagagaaaaggaaaaggaaagagaaaaagaaaaggaaagagaaaaggaaaaggaaagagaaaaggaaaaggaaagagaaaaagaaaaggaaagagagaaagaaaaggaaaaggaaagagagaaagaaaaggaaaaggaaagagagaaagaaaaggaaaaggaaagagagaaagaaagagaaaaa ccaaagaagaaaaacatgtctgcCTATCAAGTGTTCTGTAAGGAATATCGTACAACTATTGTGTCTGAGCACCCTGGAATAG ATTTTGGAGAGCTAAGTAAAAAACTGGCGGAAGTGTGGAAGCAGCTACCTGAGAAGGATAAACTG ATCTGGAAACAGAAAGCTCAGTATCTTCAacacaagcaaaataaagcagaagccACCACTGTGAAGAGAAAGGCATCATCTTCAGATGGGGCACCAAAAATAAAAG CTTCTCCAACAGGAGTGATTTCCCCTCATAAGAAATCCCCCACCAGCACTGTGGTGGTGTCTTCCTCACCAGCCAAAGTCCCTGAGACAGATCCTATTGATGTAGCTGCACACTTACAGTTGCTGGGTGAATCTCTGAGCCTTATTGGTCACAGATTGCAGGAAACAGAG GGAATGGTGGCTGTTTCAGGAAGTTTGTCAGTACTTCTAGATTCAATCATCTGTGCTTTGGGCCCGTTAGCATGTCTGACCACACAACTACCTGAGTTGAATGGCTGCCCTAAGCACGTTTTG TCAAATACACTAGACAACATTGCCTACATCATGCCTGGACTTTGA
- the HMGXB4 gene encoding HMG domain-containing protein 4 isoform X4 → MAYDDSKKKEEYLESDRSVDDVGLPTGRIQREKKRSYKDLLQEEDEIATQDSDLFPGTEPHKKKRKHSSDEFCYRGVSPLDLPSKKKKKAVSSPSSADTTMDLLKAITSPLATSSKSSKKTSEKSSYSSSGHSESKKEHHKKKLSGSSGEHSVDDGSFHKSKKMKPLYVNTETLTLREPDGLKMKLILSPKEKSSAADDDSFSYSSASAAAKKSSKKSARDEQGSFLLGHELQSFLKSSRKKHKPPPDSHPPSESFGADTSLFSEGHGSEYEISGVEAPPESGSSSGGELEAGELVIDDSYREIKKKKKSKKSKKKKDKEKHREKKHSKSKKSSGHGPVAVAEVSPPPPPSTPYVLPPPPAAFHSDGQGEKRRKKEDKEKDKAEKWEKEKEREKEKEREKEKEREKEKEREKEKEREKEKEREKEKEREKEKEREKEKEREKEKEREKEKEKEREKEKEKEREKEKEKEREKEREKPKKKNMSAYQVFCKEYRTTIVSEHPGIDFGELSKKLAEVWKQLPEKDKLIWKQKAQYLQHKQNKAEATTVKRKASSSDGAPKIKASPTGVISPHKKSPTSTVVVSSSPAKVPETDPIDVAAHLQLLGESLSLIGHRLQETEGMVAVSGSLSVLLDSIICALGPLACLTTQLPELNGCPKHVLSNTLDNIAYIMPGL, encoded by the exons ATGGCTTATGATGACTCCAAGAAGAAAGAAG AGTACCTAGAGAGTGACCGAAGTGTTGATGACGTGGGGCTGCCAACTGGCAGGATACAGCGAGAGAAAAAACGCTCTTACAAGGATCTGCTGCAAGAGGAAGACGAGATAGCAACTCAG GACAGTGATCTTTTTCCAGGGACAGAACCtcacaaaaagaagagaaagcactCCTCAGATGAGTTCTGCTACAGAG GTGTTTCGCCTTTGGATCTACcatcaaagaagaagaaaaaagcagtttctaGCCCATCCTCAGCTGATACAACCATGGATTTACTCAAGGCTATCACCTCACCTTTGGCCACAAGCTCAAAGTCTTCAAAGAAGACCTCTGAAAAATCATCTTATTCTTCCTCTGGccattctgaaagcaaaaaggaGCACCACAAGAAGAAGCTGAGTGGTAGCAGTGGGGAGCACTCAGTGGATGATGGCAGCTTCCACAAATCtaaaaaaatgaaacctctcTATGTGAACACAGAGACACTTACTCTTCGTGAACCTGATGGCTTGAAGATGAAGCTCATCCTTTCACCGAAAGAGAAAAGTAGTGCAGCAGATGATGATTCTTTCTCCTATTCttcagcatcagcagctgcaAAGAAATCTTCAAAGAAATCAGCTCGAGATGAGCAAGGCTCATTCCTGCTGGGTCATGAACTGCAGAGCTTCCTGAAGTCATCCCGGAAGAAGCACAAACCACCCCCGGACTCACATCCACCTTCTGAGAGTTTTGGTGCTGACACCTCCCTTTTTTCAGAGGGCCATGGGAGCGAGTATGAGATTTCAGGTGTGGAAGCACCACCAGAATCTGGTTCCTCTTCTGGTGGGGAGTTGGAGGCTGGAGAGCTAGTGATAGATGACTCCTACCGGGAAATCAAAAAGAAGAAGAAGtcaaaaaaaagtaagaaaaaaaaagacaaagagaaacacagagagaAGAAGCACTCTAAGTCTAAAAAGAGTTCTGGGCACGGTCCTGTGGCAGTAGCTGAAGtgtcaccaccacctcctcccagtACGCCCTATGttcttcctccacctcctgctgctTTTCACTCAGATGGTCAAggtgagaagagaaggaaaaaggaagacaaggagaaggacaaagctgagaaatgggaaaaggaaaaggaaagagaaaaggaaaaggaaagagaaaaagaaaaggaaagagaaaaggaaaaggaaagagaaaaagaaaaggaaagagaaaaggaaaaggaaagagaaaaagaaaaggaaagagaaaaggaaaaggaaagagaaaaggaaaaggaaagagaaaaagaaaaggaaagagagaaagaaaaggaaaaggaaagagagaaagaaaaggaaaaggaaagagagaaagaaaaggaaaaggaaagagagaaagaaagagaaaaa ccaaagaagaaaaacatgtctgcCTATCAAGTGTTCTGTAAGGAATATCGTACAACTATTGTGTCTGAGCACCCTGGAATAG ATTTTGGAGAGCTAAGTAAAAAACTGGCGGAAGTGTGGAAGCAGCTACCTGAGAAGGATAAACTG ATCTGGAAACAGAAAGCTCAGTATCTTCAacacaagcaaaataaagcagaagccACCACTGTGAAGAGAAAGGCATCATCTTCAGATGGGGCACCAAAAATAAAAG CTTCTCCAACAGGAGTGATTTCCCCTCATAAGAAATCCCCCACCAGCACTGTGGTGGTGTCTTCCTCACCAGCCAAAGTCCCTGAGACAGATCCTATTGATGTAGCTGCACACTTACAGTTGCTGGGTGAATCTCTGAGCCTTATTGGTCACAGATTGCAGGAAACAGAG GGAATGGTGGCTGTTTCAGGAAGTTTGTCAGTACTTCTAGATTCAATCATCTGTGCTTTGGGCCCGTTAGCATGTCTGACCACACAACTACCTGAGTTGAATGGCTGCCCTAAGCACGTTTTG TCAAATACACTAGACAACATTGCCTACATCATGCCTGGACTTTGA